The genomic interval TCTTCCAGCTTGAAAAGGAATATTAGAAGGTAGGAGCATGGTCCTCCAATTACTTGTGCTTGTCTCCTTTAGAGGACATGGCTGGGCTTGATTCACTTTGATATTTATGCCAGAGGAGAGTAATAGGATTTTAATTTATCTGAATGCTCTCCAGGCATGCAAAAGCTCTTAGGcactgggaaaaaatataataaaaggaCTTTATGATGTAAAGACCTTGGATTCAATTGCCATGTCTCCAGCAGGCCCAGCCAAGCTCTCACCAGGTAACTCCTGTAGGGTtacagggactgcagaggcacCTCAGACACCAGTGCCAGCCTCTGCCTCCAGAGGACAGCCCAGCTCATGAACACAGTGACCTGAGACATCTCTTCCTATCATATTTTAGGCAGTGTCTGTAACACTTCTGCAAGATTCCTTGCAGAAAACTTATTTTATATGCAAAATGCAAAGCAACACAAGACAACCCAAACCAGATGATGAATGCCCAGAAACTCCATTCAGTAATTTCACCCTTCCTTTGTGCTCCCATGAAAATCATGATTAATTTCAGCACATCTTTTGTTGTGACTACTCCATTTACAGCCAGGAAACTGTACTCTGTCCTCTGCAAAGGTGGATAAATTGAGGTGTGAAAACTCTGCTGTTTGCCTACACTCccacaaggacaggatgggTTAATTACTTCTAATCATTAAATCCCTTTTTATCACACTGACTCTAAGCCAGAAAAATACATACCTGTACTTACATAAGAGTTCATTAAAACTTCATTTAGTGACTGGACTAATCAGGCAGCTGGAGTGTTTCTTGTGCCTTATTTAATTGTGCTGGGAAAAAGAGGCAGTGAAAACCAGGGAGGACCAGGAGTGGAGTaacaagctctgctgcctccgtgcccagggagcagcagtgctggatgctgtgcccagggaaccagggcagcaggaagccACAGAAAAAGCAGGATTTGGATCCAGGATTGGGCTAACTGTCAGCAAACAGCAGAGGGAGGGTAAAGCTGGGAGAGAAGAGAGTCCCTTTAAATTAGCTGTCAGGAAGTCTTGTAGGATATGCAGAGTGTGTCAGCGCACGCAGTGATGgcttacagagaaaaacagtcTTTTAACAAATTGGACTTGCTAATGTTCCCTAACCAGATGAGCCAAATCCTtcaccacagcccagctgacAGCAGCACGTGGGAGGGGGGCCTgcacctgccctgctctccctgtcccagcagctttTAAACACTGCTCAGTTTGGgatcagcagggcagggcaggccagcagcagcaggagctgtcctTCACCAGGCTGGCCCTGAGATTCtgggcagcagagaggcagggaaagcaaaaatgTATTCACTGTGCAAACAGATTTTCCATCTTTGCTTTGATCACTTTTATTGCAAGTCAGATTCAGGGCAGCTGATGTTGACAAGAGTCCCTTTGTGATAAGGCAGAGATAAAGGATTCCCTGAAGGAatgcctgtgcccagctcacCAGGAGCACTGGGGGTGATGCTGCTGCCCCCAGATGCCCACGGAGCCCCCTGGGAGTCAGAACACTTGTCAGAAATATTGATTTTGTCTTCACAAAGCTCGTTTCACCCGGCAGGGACCACAACAGATCTGCCCAGAAATTCCCTCTCCCTTTGGCCTTTTCCCTCGTCTCGTGGAGCCCCATCACCCATCCCAAACAGGGATGGAAaaagcctggggctgtgccaggctctgggggtccctcagtgcagcagccctgggtgccaCACAGCTCTCACTGCAATAACACCagcttttttatctttttcagcCAAATAAACCCACTGCATTTCAGGCTGGCCCGTGAGCTGCTGTTCTTCAGTGTGCTGTTACTCAGACCTTTGAAAAACCAAGATAACTTGAACACAGAATCTTTGTTTTAAGTCACAGTGTTTTACTTTGTAAAAACCCCAATGACTTGAAGGGTGTGAACTCCTCAGAATTTATTCTACActtttcatttgaagctatttACCATCTTTGCCTTGCACTGGGTCAGAATTAAACTTAAATGTCAGTAAATAGAACTGCTTGTTTGAGAGGAGACAATACATTACATTTGTAATACTTGTGCACATGGTTAAATCTACTGAAAATAGCTATAAAATCACTGTCCCAAATTATCAGTGAAAAATATCCCCACTTTTAGTTGTGCTTCCATTTCTGTGGTCATTGATATGTTGCCAATCACATTTCTGACTGCTTCCCAAACACCTTATGGAAAACAGAGCTGTATACCTCTGAACTCTGGGGGGTGGAGTCCTCATTTTCCGTAGGGGTTGCTAAGGGAACAAATGCTCTGCTGTATTTTACACTGCCCTGAACCCGAGCAGGCTGTGACAGTGTCAGGATTTAATAGAGTCCTGCTGGGAGTAAATATCACACCACTCCTGAGAGCAGATGGGGCTTGAGCAGTGCCATGGGCTGGGAAGCACCTTAAGTATTTGCTTGGAGCAGATTTTAAGGTGTGGAGGGAGGGATTAATAACCCCAAACTGCTTTGTCAATATTACCAAGTGTGAGGATGAAGCAGGAAAGCACAAACACTGTCTCTGCAAGCCACTCTTCTCGTCTCAAAGTACCCCACTCCCCTGGCTGACCCATCCCAGCCTCCAAACTGGATCCTGGGATCATCCAAGGTCCACTCAGCTCTGAGTTTGTGCAAAAtgcctcctccagctccagggtGGGACTTCCCAGGCTGCCTTGTGAGCCCAGGATAATTCATTTGCACAGCTGTATGCTCCTGAATATCCTTACAGCCTGGCCTCTGCAATCCCTCTGGGACAGGAGCCCATTTGTAAGGCAATATTATTCCTCTGCCATGCTTTTAATTGCGCGGTTGTTATTGATAATGACTTCCTCTCGCACATCCCCAGCGAGGCTGAGCCTTGCTGTaggaaggcagagcagcaggggttCAAAGCACTCTCAGTGTCACTGTGTGACGAGGAAAGAGGCTTTGGACAAACAAGGAGCTGCATTCCACGCTCAGATTAGGAGGTTCAGCCTCTAATATATGTTTAGGCTGCAGAATAAGTCACTGTTACAAATCCTTGCCTTTGATAGTCTTTTCCACCCACCCCTTCCTTTGCCACGTCTCTACAATGCTCTGCTGGGGAAGAGCATTTCCCTGGACATGCCAGGTGAATTCCACTCCCACAGCACAAATTCCAGCCCCGGTGGAATGTAATTTATCCATCACCTCCCATCATCAGCTCTGTTTGGGGAAGTCAGACACTGCTGATCACCTAAAGGGAGACTCTGGGACACTGAATTGCCTCTCTGGACAGCTGCCTTTGGGAGCAAAGGTTTGGGAGGCAGGAATTTGAgagatttttcctcctctggctGTTGTAACTAATGAGCAGATCTCCAGGAGGGGATAACATTAACAGTCAGCAAGGGGCAGAATCTGTGAGACAGGGTGCTGACATCACTGAGTACTTGTAACAAGCTGAAAACCCCTGCTAATGACTCACAGAGAACCTCACTGAGATGGAAAACAAACTCCAACCACCACCCACAGGAAAACTCCGGGCTCATTACTAAAATCCTGAAACACCAAAGGGGAAAACTGCttataaaagctttttttgcaTCTCTTTGTCCATCTTGAGCCAGCAGCTCTCTCCTCAGCGCTGCCTGCAGCCCTTTCCCCCTGCAGACCGTGATTCCATCAAGACATTCTGGCCACCCCAGGGTGGAAAACCCTGCCTGGAATGCACCTGAGCATCTCAGGGGCTTGGACACACTCCCTGCGCTGCAAGtgcagcaggaagagctgccagctcctcccAAAACCCGGAGCAGAGGGGAAGTGACCCATGGAAATGACTGCCAggtgcagccagagctccccGGGGAGATACCTGTGGGATGGAGCCTCTGTGCCAatccctccctcagctgcctttCCCATGGAAAGCTGAGGGTTATCCCTTTTCCAGAGTCACTATACATGGACACAGAGTTCTTTCATCGGCTGTCACAAACACACCCCTAGGACAAACTGGGAATGGGCTGAGGATATCTCCTAATCTCCCATTACCCGGCTTTGTCTGAGCTGtgaagcagctgcagggcttcaAGAGTCACAAAAGcagtttctgtatttttcctctttgagcTCCTTCTGGGAATGTGTGTCCTGCACCACGTGCAAGTCATTCAGCCTCAGCACGTGCTGCTTTATGGGCTACAGTGAGACTTGGGCACTTCATAGCCCCCATTAAAATCAACACTACAGCAGTACCTAAAATAGCACACTTACAGCCTATCTTAAATACAGGGAAGAAATGGGAGAAGATTTGCACCATGAATTTTGATCACAGGAAACAAGACCACCACAGACTTCAAGAATTCCTTTAATCCATTGGTTTTTTCTCCCCTGGATCAGTTCTAAGTGATtatgagcagctccaggactAAGCCTTTCACTTCAATCCCAGACTTATAAGAGAGGGTGAAACACTACAAAAAAAGGGTGAAACCTACAGCACGAGCTAAAGGCCCAACTTTTCACTGCTGCTTATCTCAGATGCCCCACCTGAGTCAGGCACTACCCAAGGACAAGCCTCACTGTGCTCCCAGGCCAGGTAACATGGACAGTGAAATCCTACTGCCAAACTGCTCACAATGCTTTgtgcccccttcctcctcaaaACAGTGACTGACTGCTGACAGGTCTTACCTGTGGCTTCCACCATTCCTTCCAGGATGACCACAATCTCAAactcctccttctccagctgggtGCGGGACATCTCCCAGAAGGGGCTTTTCTCATTGATCTCATGTGAGATGATGAgaggggacaccaggaacaACCTGTCGTCTCCGGTGTCAAATCCCACATTGATGTCCGTTTGATTCAGGGGAATAAACTCTCCTTCTTTGGTCTGTTTGGACTTAATTAGTTTGGCTCGAATGGAAGCCTCGACAATGTGGGAATTGCGGAGGTCCCCGACCCGGAACATGAGGCAGAGCTTCTCGTCCCTCATGGAAATGACGGCGTTGTTGGAGAACATGAGGGTCTCCGCCCTCTTCTTTGGTTGGCTGATCTTGACGAACATGCATCCCACCATGAAGGCATTGACGATGGAGCCCAGGATGGCCTGGACCAGGAGCAGCACGATGCCCTCGGGACACTTCTCCGTGATGACCCTGTGGCCGTACCCGATGGTCGTCTCGGTCTCGATGGAAAACAGGAACGCCGACACGAACCCGCTGAGGTTTTCCACGCAGGGGATCCAGTTCTCGTCCTCCAGGTGGTCCAGGTCTCCCCGGATGTAGGCGATGAGCCACCAGATGAACCCAAAGAACAGCCAGGTGATGGTGTAGACCATGGTGAAGACCAGCAGGTTGAAGCGCCACTTGAGGTCCACCAGGGTGGTGAAGAGGTCGCTGAGGTACCGGTAGGTCTCCTGGACGTTGCCGTGGTGCACGTTGCACTTGCCGCTCTTCTCCATGTATCGCTGCCGCGGCTTCTTGCCCTCGGCGGCAATGAGCCGGGTCCTGTCCGTGGCAATGGGCACGTCATCCCGAGCCTGTTTGGGGATCTTCTTGGGCTCCCGGGACGTGACCCCGATGTCCATGTCCTGGTTCATGAAGATCCGGGAATCTccagccatggctgggctgcGCAACAAGGAAGGACAGCTTCAGGCAGAgggcaaagagaaaaaagccaTTTTGTTTCACTGTCTGCACCAGCAGGACATTGATTTTAGAGGGTTCACACTTCTCCCACAACAGCCACTTGttaaacacagccctgcagtgagcCAGAATTAAAGACTGATTTATCACACACAGGCCCTTCAAACATCAGCAACTACTGGGGTGATGGGGACACTGTGGACACTGTGGGTGTGTGGAACGCTTAAACCTTGGAacatttttgggttttctttctgtccttAGATTTTTTTACACACCAAATTTGCTTAAGATCACAACTCAGAACAAAGTAAAGATACATCAACATTTTTTCAGGAGGGACTGGAGCTTTTTCATGCCTCAGGTTTTGGGTGCATATCAAGAGAAACCTTAGAAATTAAGAGAAAATGCTGAGCACCACTGTCTACCTAAATCTCACATGAGTCTAAATTATGCATGAAGGCTTCCCTTGCAGTCAGCAGAGAAAGGCATCTCCGGGGATAACTCAGGTTTCAGAAGTGCTGAATCACCTTCTGGAAGTTTATTCatgaaataaacatttaattgAGAATCTTGAATCCCACGTGTGAAGGTGTGATGAATCCAGGCCTGTTGTTAATGAGATCTATCAGAGCTCACCCCTTTGCTCCACCTGACATTAGACAAAATCACTGGGCACTTTTAGGAATGCATCAGAGCTATTAAAAAGCCCACTGTCGACATTCAGAGTAATGCTTACCAGGATACAAATAAATAACACGAGATGAGGGCGGCAATGCTGTCTGCCAGTTCCAGTGTAACATCCTGTTTACAGAGATTATTAGATActcctttaaaaaatgagagTCTTGACTCTGGATGCAGGGCACAGACAAAATCTCTGTCAAAGTCTACCTAAGAAGCCTAGGGATATCAAAGATAGAGCAGCAATATTTTCTATGGCATTCATTCCCTGTATTGTCCTCTGCAAATCCCATTAAAACCTAACTAAATCTATTACTGCTCCCTCTGTCTTTAATCTTCTTATGTGCCTGTGAATGAGAAAAGGTGTAGAGATACAATTAAGAGTATCTTGGGAGAGACAATTTTTAAGACCGAGCAAAGTAGCTCCATCTTTTCGGTATTAAAAAGCACAAAGGGTGGGCGGGAAGGAAGCAGAGGCAGGATGAATAAATGAAACAACAAATTTTCACTTCCATTCGGCTGCAGCCAAGTCTGGATAATGGCAGAGAACTCCTTGTGGCCCTTGTCTAAGTCACCATCGATCAGTGCTCCAACGAAGCAGCCGGAGCCTGTTGCTGGCTTGGCTCCGCAGGGAGCCCAACCatctgtgccagcccaggctgagtgctgcctgtgccacagccctgctcacagggcCAGCCtgagtgctgcctgtgccacagccctgctcacagggcCAGGCtgagtgctgcctgtgccacagccctgctcacagggcCAGCCtgagtgctgcctgtgccacagccctgctcacagggcCAGGCtgagtgctgcctgtgccacagccctgctcacagggcCAGCCCCGGCtgagtgctgcctgcagccacagccctgtgagcagggccgggccagggctgagcctgcagccccgccaggggctgggaacagccattcctgctgctgggatgggaaatCAGGGGGATTCGGGTTTGCCACCCACCCTGCACACGGGGCAGATAATCCCAGGGATGTGGGTTCCCTTTCTCCAGCCAGGATCTGGGCACAAGAGTCACCCCTGCTTCGTGTCTGTCCCTCCTGAGAGCTGGCTCGGGGTTTATTCACTCAcatcctcagctgcttctcactgCCTGCTGCAATGCAAGCCTCCAGACCCGCTGgcctggctctccctgctctgatgTTTGTCTCCTTACAGGTCAGCAAAGTGCTGCAAGATCCTGAAAACTGACAAAGGCACAGCTTGATTCTCATTTCCCAACATGTGAAAGCACATGGCAGAAAAATCCCGCACTTTCCCCCctctttaatagggaaagaaGCCTCCCATCCCCTGGAAATCAGGTAGTGAAAAACATCCTCACTTCCTTCTTACAAATAATACTCTTGATGTATGTTTGCATTGATTGATGAATCTAAAATTACTCCATTTGGACTTAAAAGCTTGTCATCAATCTAAATGTAAAACCAGGCAAGTGTTGCCTGTTGCTTTCAATTTTAAAAGGCttgttttaaatataattttgttaTAACAGTACATTCAAAGCTATCACTGGCACCATGGGAGAGAGAACAATCCAGTTCCAGACTTCAGTCTAGAGTGGAAGGTTACATGTTCTAGATTCACACCAAAGAGACCAAATGATCTTAAAACTTAGTACAAAGaacagaagagaggaaaagaaaccaaaaatcctaaatccTTGGAAAGATCACGGTGGTGGAGCAGGTTTGAGGAACTGCCCATTAACGAATGTACGGAGGAACCTTTTTAACTAAAACACTCACAGGGCTGGCAACATCCCTGGTGGTGCTACTGATCTCCAGCAACAGCTCAGCTGAAACATCTCTGCAAACCTTCAGAAACACCTTCCAAGTGATCcagtaaagcagaaaaattcCTGCTGGATAAGAACTTCACTGACAGCTTCAGTGGCATTACAATTCCTACCAATATTTCATCTTTAACTTTCCCACTGTAGTATGAGCACAGCCTCAGTCTGTGGTTATTGAAAATAATCAAGCATATGAATTTTTGCTTTGGAGTCTTTAAACAGCATGCTCCTGGTTAGCAGTGTGAGCACAGCTTTGGATGGCTGCACACTATCCAGCTTTCTGCTCCAAATGATCCCAGGGCTTTCTAATTCTGAGCAAATCACTGCTCTTCCTTCTGCCTTAATTCCTCAACAGTAAAATTTGTGATTTGGATGTGGATGGTCTGTGAGATCCCAGGCACCAGAATCCTCTAGAAAATTTGCTGTCATGATTTTTACTGCCCTGGGAACTTTAGCCCAAACGACAAGAGGCTCTGAAAGGAGCAGTGTAACTGGGGAAGGACCTGGTAAACTCGTCCCAGTGCAGtgcacagccactgctgccagccatAAGCATCTCTGCCAGGTCATGGTAAATATGTTCATACATCTCCCAGAGATTTCAGCTCCAGTCTGTaaatccctgctccctccagcacaGAGAGCCATGGGGTGAAATTGCCTCTTACAGTCACAGCACTGTTCTGTTTCTCTGGCATTTACAGTCTTTGGTTAAACGAGGCCAGGATAATAAAAATGTCACTTCTGTACAAAGCTGCCTTCCTTTAGGACAGGCTACTGTATGAGGAGCTGTGAGTCAGTGCATTATCAGCCTTGCAGAGAGGTTTTTATCAGCCCTGCTGATGTTCAGCTCTGCCCAGATGACACACTCGGGGCAGGCAGTGACATTCAGGGGCTGGCATCTGCTGcacaggagccaggctggggtgggGTGACAATCTCCAGGAGTCAGGgtttgccagagcagctcccagcccctcctgacagagctgctgtgctcctggcagGTCCAGCAACTTGCCAGAGACATCAGGGAGGGCAAAACTATAAAACACTTAAAGAAACTTCTTTCCTTGCTGACCAGGGGGCTTTTTCCATTTAAACAATTGCTGATCTGGCTGCAGTAAACACACAAATTTCCATGGGGATGGGATTTGATGCTGGAAAGGACCAAACTGACAGGCAGGTGGAGTTTAAAGATGTGAATCTGTCATCGAGTCTGTGTAAAAGCAgacttctttttgtttcttttaaaccCAATGCCTGTGTTTTCTCACATTGGGAGAATAATTGAGCAACTGTTCTTTAGCAAACCTCCCACAACTtcccagaattttttttttccacttaacCCTATCTTCTTCTTGTTTTCCAGACAATGAGTCCTGTACTTCTCAACAAGCAACCAAAAATACTGAACAGAGATTACTGAAAAACCTGACCTGGTTCTTCTGCTGCCTGTTGGCTCACACCCCATAAAGCAGGTTACTGTGCCCAGGTTCCTCTGGACCACATCATTCTGCTTTAGGTTACAGTGCTGCAAGGGAATGAAATTCTTAATTGTCAGACAGGAGCAACATAGGGAAGGAGGTGCAGgaataaaggaaattaaagcagcagcactgaagagAATAAAAGCATTGTCTGCTGAACACTGAGTGCTCATGGAAagatggaggaaggagaagtCTTAGGAGAAGATGGCCTTTGACAATCTGAGGAAAAATGACTTGAGATAGGCTCTGACTGAGGTGGGGCTTGGATTTCCCTGAGAAAGGCATTTTCCTCCACCCTTTTATTCCCTGTGTGTGAGTGGGACTGAGCAGTCAGCTCCACCAGCCTGCCTTTCCTGTGCATGCAAGATGAGGAAAGGCAGGTGGATTTGGGGGAAACCATGGAATATTCTGTCTTTCTGACATGataggtttggggttttggtggcTGCCTCTTTGGGAAGTGCTTGGGGATCCACAGGTGGAGTGAAGGCTGCAGAAGAGTTGTGCCCTTGAAAGCCAGGGAAAAAGATTCAAAGACACGGCACAACAAAGGAGACCTGTGGCACTTCACAAACAAACATGGTTCCAAAGCTCCCTGACCCCAGTAATTGCCTCTCCAAGCATCACCTCActcagcactgagctgggaaggtgcctctcctctcctctcctctcctctcctctcctctcctctcctctcctctcctctcctctcctctcctctcctctcctctcctctcctctcctctcctctcccctttccTGGCCCTCAGGATGTGTCAGCAGATtcccctggggctgaggaggCCTCTCCCTGCTGTCAGGTCACAGAGATGGTGGCTGCTGCCTAACCTGAAGGGCCAGGGTGGCTTTGTGCTtgtcacagagctgggctgtgacagctcctgtgtgcccagagTGCCCTTGGCTCAGAATACCCCAACAGAAGGTGCTCAGGCATTCCAAAGAAAATCTCTCTGGCCAGGGAGGCAATCTGACCCCAAGGAAGGGTTTATGGACATTT from Ammospiza nelsoni isolate bAmmNel1 chromosome 24, bAmmNel1.pri, whole genome shotgun sequence carries:
- the KCNJ5 gene encoding G protein-activated inward rectifier potassium channel 4 — its product is MAGDSRIFMNQDMDIGVTSREPKKIPKQARDDVPIATDRTRLIAAEGKKPRQRYMEKSGKCNVHHGNVQETYRYLSDLFTTLVDLKWRFNLLVFTMVYTITWLFFGFIWWLIAYIRGDLDHLEDENWIPCVENLSGFVSAFLFSIETETTIGYGHRVITEKCPEGIVLLLVQAILGSIVNAFMVGCMFVKISQPKKRAETLMFSNNAVISMRDEKLCLMFRVGDLRNSHIVEASIRAKLIKSKQTKEGEFIPLNQTDINVGFDTGDDRLFLVSPLIISHEINEKSPFWEMSRTQLEKEEFEIVVILEGMVEATGMTCQARSSYMDTEVLWGHRFTPVLTLEKDFYEVDYNSFHSTYETHTPVCCAKELAQSRREGQLLGPLPSLARDTGTAREDEDAEEDDEEEEEEGREPAGLSGANGTAGEGKEEVPV